The sequence GGCGAGGCGATGAGCGTGATCGCCTATGGCACCATGATCCACGTGGCCCAGGCCGTCTGCCGCGAGAAGGGGATCGACGCCGAGATCATCGATCTGCGCACCCTGGTCCCGCTTGATATCGAGACTGTGGAAAAGTCTGTGAAGAAAACCGGCAAATGCCTCATCATTCACGAAGCGACCCGCACCGGCGGCTTCGGCGGTGAGCTTTCGGCGCTGGTCCAGGAACGCTGCTTCTACCACCTCGAAGCTCCGATCGAACGCGTGACCGGCTTCGACACTCCCTATCCGCACAGCCTCGAGTGGGCCTATTTCCCCGGTCCCGTCCGCATCGGCGAGGCGGTTGACCGGCTGATGAAAGCGTAACGACCATGGGCAAGTTCACGTTCCGCCTCCCCGACATTGGCGAAGGCATAGCCGAGGCCGAGATCGTCACCTGGCACGTCAAGGTGGGTGACCGGATCGAGGAAGACGGCAAGATCGCTGACGTCATGACCGACAAGGCCACGGTCGAGATGGAAAGCCCGGTCTCAGGCGTGGTTCTGGAAGTGGCCGGGGCCGAGGGTGACATGATCGCGATCGGCTCGCCGCTGGTGGTGATCGAAACCGATGGTGAAGGGGAGGCCGATGAGCCTGCTCCTGCGGCCAAGGCAGAGGCCGCGCCCGTTGCAGCTGCCGTTCAAGCGCCAGTTGTCGAAGCCTCGCTGGTTCCGCCGCCGCCACCAGCGCCAGCACCAGCGCCTGTTGTGGAGCAGCCTGCGGCGCATGCCGCAAAGGTCCTCGCCAGCCCGGCCGTCCGCGCCCGTGCCGCCAATCTGGGGATCGATTTGGCCCAGGTGAAGCCAGCTGAGGACGGCCGCATTCGCCACTCCGATCTCGACGCATTCCTGGCCTACAATGCGGCCGGCGGTTTTCGTGCGGCCGGTGCCAAGCGCGCCGACCAGCAGGTCAAGGTGATCGGCCTGCGCCGCCGCATTTCCGAGAACATGGCAGCGTCAAAGCGCAACATTCCGCACTTCTCCTATGTTGAGGAATGCGATGCGACCGCACTGGAAGAAATGCGCGCCCAGCTGAACTTGGCACGTGGCAACCGGCCCAAGCTAACCCTGCTGCCGCTGCTGATCACTGCGCTCTGCCGCGCGCTGCCTGATTTCCCGATGCTCAATGCCCGCTTCGATGATGAGGCTGGTGTCGTCACCCGCTTCGGTTCGGTGCATCTTGGGATGGCGACCCAGACCGATGGCGGGCTGATGGTCCCGGTGATCCGCGATGCGCAGGACATGAACCTGTGGCAGCTTGCAGCCGAGATTGCGCGCCTGGCCGAAGCCGCACGCAATGGTACGGCCAAGAGCGAGGAACTGTCCGGTTCGACCATCACGCTCACTTCGCTTGGCCCACTCGGCGGTGTCGCGCATACGCCGGTGATCAATCGTCCCGAAGTGGCGATCATCGGCCCGAACCGGATCATCGAGCGGCCGATGTTCGTACCCGACGGCATGGGCGGGGAACGCATCGAAAAGCGCAAGCTGATGAACCTGTCGATCAGCTGCGATCACCGCGTGGTCGATGGCTGGGATGCGGCCAGCTTTGTCCAGGCGATCAAGCGCCTGATCGAAAGCCCGGTACTGTTGCTGGCGGACTGAGGATCAGCGCACGATTGCGCTATAGGCGATCCGGCCTTGGCCACGCGACGCTGTGCGGGGATCGACTCGCCAGCGAACGTGGGTGACGTCCTCGGGCGTTGCAACCCGGTCGCCGATCCGAATCAGGCCAAGCTTGCCCCAGGTGCGGCCACCGTCGATCGAGACTTCCTCGTCGCCGTTGGCGCTGCCCTGGTAATAGACCGAACGGGGCAGGGGGTTGGTTACGACAAATCCGCCGTCGCCGCCCAGCTTGTACCAGCGGACTACATAGACCACGCGGTCGCCGCGGCTGAGATCGTTCGCTGGTTCAAGCATCCGGCCGGACTGCGGCGTGATGCGCTCAACGAAGACGGCACTGTCCAAGGTTACGGCGGGACTGGCGAATGCCGCGCTCGAAAGAGTGGTCAGCACAAGGCCGGCAAGCCCGGCAAGAACGGTCCGATTGGTCACAAAAAGCCCCCTGGTTCGTGACCAGGTTTGTCGCAGCAAGGGGCAAAGGAATGGTTAACGCGGCCTTAGCCATAACTCGTGCGTGGTCCTGTCGCGAAGGCTGTTGACAGCCCCGGCATCAGACCGTAGTGGCGCGGCTCCCAAGTGGCTGCGCGGGTGTAGCTCAGTTGGTTAGAGTGCCGGCCTGTCACGCCGGAGGTCGCGGGTTCGAGCCCCGTCACTCGCGCCACTTGGGACGTTTTTCTAGAAAGCTTCGGAATAGTCCACGGACTGGCTGCCCGCTGGCAGGCTGACGATCATGCCATCGTGAGCCAGGCGCAGGTCGCCCGAATAGATCTTTGGCGCATCGCCCACAAACAGCCGTTCGATCAGCTTGGCCGGCGGGGCCGGGACCATATGGTACAACACCAGCGCCTTTGCGCCGGCCTCCATGGCCGCACGCGCCGCGTCTTCCGGGCTGGCATGATAGCCCGGAATGTCGCCCATTATCTTGGCTGAATCAGCCCGGCCGCGCTTGGCGAGCTGGGCTTGCATTGCGCCGATCATTTTGGGGTTGAGGGCTTCATGGAACATCACATCCGCGCCCCTCGCCGCGTTCACGAAGTCCGGCGCGTAGATCGTATCGCCGCTGATCGCCACCGAGCGGCCCTTGTAGTCCAGCCGGTAACCGAAGGCGGGCTTCACCGGATCGTGGATCACCCGGATCACGGTAATCTTCACGCCGTTCTGGTCGTAGACCACCTTGCTTGGTTGACCCTCCGGCAGGTCAATGATCTGCGCCGTGCCGCCAAAGCCGCCCGGCCGCGCGACGGCGGGGCCGTGGTGAGCAATGCGGTAGCCACTGTCGAGCTTGTAGGCCTGGATCAGGCCGCCAATCACCTGATCGGTGCCGGCCGGCCCGCTGACCGGCAGCGGTGTGCCGCGCGATCCGGCGATCCAGGCCTGGAGCAGGAGCTCACCCAGGCCATCGATGTGATCGGAATGAAGGTGCGTCAGGTAGGCGCCCCGGAGGCGGTCCATCGGGAAGCCCATCCGGCCGAGCTTGCGGATCGATCCCGCGCCGGCATCAAAGATGAAGCCCTGGCGGCCAGCCAGCACGGCCAGGCACGGCCCGGCGCGATCCGCATCGGGCATGGGAGAGCCTGAGCCGCAGACATAGACATGTATTCCATCGGGGAGAGCGGCCGAGCGATCAACGCCGACATTCTGTTCAATCGCTGTATCGAAGGCCCGCTGCGCCAGGCGATCGCGCAATGCCAGCAGGATCAGCCCAACAATCACCAACAGCCCGGCAATGCCGAGGCCGATCTTGCGCTTGGTGCTCACCCTGTTCTCTCCCCGCTACGACCACGGCAAAGGTTGCCGAAAGGGTTGGGTTACGGCAAGTGGCAATTGTGACCACCCGGCTTGCCCTGGAAGCGACACTGGCGGCGATCCAGCCGGCCCTGGCCGCTGCACAGCAGCGCTGGTGGATCCTGGGCAGCGTGGCAGTGGCGCTGCACGGTGCCGAGTTGCACGAGATCAGGGATGTTGATGTCTTGCTCGATCCGCACGATTGCCCGGCGGTGTTTGCGCGCCTGGGCATTGCGGTCCAGTCCGGACAGGGCGATGGCCAGTTCCGCTCAGAGGTCTTCCAGCGTTGGGATCAGGCCAGCCTGCCGGTCGAGATGTTTGCAGGCTTCAAGCTGTGCGAGCAAGGGGTGTGGCACGAACTGCTGCCGCAGAGCCGCATGCCCGTGCAGGCCGGCGCGGTTACCGTTTACATTCCGGAGCGCGATGAATTGATTGCCATGCTGCAGCGCTTTGGGCGGCCAAAGGATTTGCTGAGGATTGCGGCACTCAGCCCCAGCGGCCAGTTTCCATCCAGACCAGGAAGCGCCTGAGCGGCAACAGCCAGACAACGCCGAGCAGGATGTAGATCGGCGTCTGCAGCAGCGCATGCCATTCGGTTATCAGCGGGGCGATATAGCGCGCGATCAGCAGGCCATAGACGATCAGCACAGTCAGCAAGCCAAGTACGCCTACGGGAATTCGCCAGGTCGGTTCAGTGCGCATCAGAAGGGTCCGTAAAGGCGGGTCGGGGTGATGATCGCATCGAGCTGACGGTCGTGCGGTTCGGTCGGTAGTTCATCAACCAGCTGGCAGTCCCAGGCCAGACCAATCGCCAGCTGCGGAGGATGCTGAGCCAGCCAGCGATCATAATGCCCGGCACCCAGCCCGAGCCGGCCGCCACGGTCTGAAAAACCGACGAGCGGGCAGAACAGAATGTCGGGAATCAGGGCAGGGCGATCGCCCGCTGGCTGGTGCGACTTGAAGGGATCAGGTTCCAGCAGGTCATCCACGAACGGGTTGGTCCACTCGCGAAATTCCATCGGGGCGTTCCGGTCCGCGAAC comes from Novosphingobium ginsenosidimutans and encodes:
- a CDS encoding dihydrolipoamide acetyltransferase family protein, which translates into the protein MGKFTFRLPDIGEGIAEAEIVTWHVKVGDRIEEDGKIADVMTDKATVEMESPVSGVVLEVAGAEGDMIAIGSPLVVIETDGEGEADEPAPAAKAEAAPVAAAVQAPVVEASLVPPPPPAPAPAPVVEQPAAHAAKVLASPAVRARAANLGIDLAQVKPAEDGRIRHSDLDAFLAYNAAGGFRAAGAKRADQQVKVIGLRRRISENMAASKRNIPHFSYVEECDATALEEMRAQLNLARGNRPKLTLLPLLITALCRALPDFPMLNARFDDEAGVVTRFGSVHLGMATQTDGGLMVPVIRDAQDMNLWQLAAEIARLAEAARNGTAKSEELSGSTITLTSLGPLGGVAHTPVINRPEVAIIGPNRIIERPMFVPDGMGGERIEKRKLMNLSISCDHRVVDGWDAASFVQAIKRLIESPVLLLAD
- a CDS encoding nucleotidyltransferase domain-containing protein, with the translated sequence MTTRLALEATLAAIQPALAAAQQRWWILGSVAVALHGAELHEIRDVDVLLDPHDCPAVFARLGIAVQSGQGDGQFRSEVFQRWDQASLPVEMFAGFKLCEQGVWHELLPQSRMPVQAGAVTVYIPERDELIAMLQRFGRPKDLLRIAALSPSGQFPSRPGSA
- a CDS encoding 5-formyltetrahydrofolate cyclo-ligase; this translates as MNASEDFPATAHGGPVTHPFAEPRVIDKQVLRTELKRRRREHVAAIPQMQLGLLFRRPPEAVVRLIPEGAVIGLYHEMPAEAPASHYARWFFERGHRIALPWFADRNAPMEFREWTNPFVDDLLEPDPFKSHQPAGDRPALIPDILFCPLVGFSDRGGRLGLGAGHYDRWLAQHPPQLAIGLAWDCQLVDELPTEPHDRQLDAIITPTRLYGPF
- a CDS encoding DUF2842 domain-containing protein, with product MRTEPTWRIPVGVLGLLTVLIVYGLLIARYIAPLITEWHALLQTPIYILLGVVWLLPLRRFLVWMETGRWG
- a CDS encoding MBL fold metallo-hydrolase, with the protein product MSTKRKIGLGIAGLLVIVGLILLALRDRLAQRAFDTAIEQNVGVDRSAALPDGIHVYVCGSGSPMPDADRAGPCLAVLAGRQGFIFDAGAGSIRKLGRMGFPMDRLRGAYLTHLHSDHIDGLGELLLQAWIAGSRGTPLPVSGPAGTDQVIGGLIQAYKLDSGYRIAHHGPAVARPGGFGGTAQIIDLPEGQPSKVVYDQNGVKITVIRVIHDPVKPAFGYRLDYKGRSVAISGDTIYAPDFVNAARGADVMFHEALNPKMIGAMQAQLAKRGRADSAKIMGDIPGYHASPEDAARAAMEAGAKALVLYHMVPAPPAKLIERLFVGDAPKIYSGDLRLAHDGMIVSLPAGSQSVDYSEAF